Proteins from a genomic interval of Equus quagga isolate Etosha38 chromosome 13, UCLA_HA_Equagga_1.0, whole genome shotgun sequence:
- the LOC124250475 gene encoding T-lymphocyte surface antigen Ly-9-like isoform X2: MGPCSEDPHLCWASWLLGFSSLLLNVCSTEFKSPGAHDAGGQDSGSYVSLKGIRGGSVWFHVTKESGTELEEIVWAFGPAIKHTVMLRVHKGSEETPTWVSLQDKYMQRVHVPNMTSLRIENLTREDSGKYWARASLTGGMESHQIFDLTVYEPVPLPQIQVQSVSTTPGWCNITLECRAAGVTEDLNVTWESKDLPRELEPARNSWTLAVSLPLSQPNASLTCVVSNSKDRKTVTSSLGKVCAHDSQGHASTGTLKAILGPIVAVPLILGVGLYLWKTHEKKKKMEIGRGAGLQEEHRNHDDDIQYAELSLQESRGGRDKGMRERMRERRLQEKEDLTAVYSEVQKPGQARP, from the exons ATGGGGCCCTGCTCAGAAGACCCCCACCTCTGCtgggcctcctggctcctgggcttcagcagcctcctcctca ATGTCTGCAGCACTGAGTTCAAGAGTCCTGGAGCACATGATGCTGGAGGTCAGGATTCTGGATCCTACGTTTCTCTGAAGGGGATCCGAGGAGGTTCTGTGTGGTTTCATGTGACCAAGGAGTCAGGAACTGAGCTGGAGGAGATCGTTTGGGCCTTTGGCCCCGCCATTAAACACACAGTCATGCTGCGAGTCCATAAAGGGTCAGAAGAGACTCCAACCTGGGTCAGCCTCCAGGACAAGTACATGCAGAGGGTCCATGTGCCCAATATGACGTCCCTGAGGATTGAGAACTTGACCCGTGAGGACAGTGGGAAGTACTGGGCTCGAGCCAGCTTAACTGGGGGAATGGAATCTCACCAGATTTTCGACCTCACTGTCTATG AGCCTGTGCCCCTTCCCCAGATCCAGGTCCAGTCAGTGTCCACCACACCAGGCTGGTGCAACATCACCCTGGAGTGCAGGGCTGCAGGGGTCACAGAGGACCTGAACGTGACCTGGGAAAGCAAGGACCTCCCAAGGGAGCTGGAACCAGCCCGCAACTCCTGGACCTTGGCTGTGAGCCTGCCTCTGAGCCAGCCCAATGCCAGCCTCACCTGTGTGGTCAGCAACTCCAAGGACCGGAAAACTGTCACCTCATCCCTTGGGAAGGTCTGTGCCCATG ATTCACAGGGACACGCCTCAACAGGCACCCTCAAAGCCATCCTAGGGCCCATCGTGGCTGTGCCATTGATCCTCGGTGTTGGACTGTACCTTTGGAAGACacatgagaagaagaagaagatggagaTTGGAAGAG GTGCAGGACTGCAGGAGGAACACAGGAACCACGATGATGACATCCAGTATGCAGAGCTGAGCCTGCAGGAGTCTCGAGGGGGCAGGGACAAG GGTATGAGGGAACGTATGAGGGAACGACGTCTGCAAGAAAAGGAAGATCTCACTGCTGTCTACAGTGAGGTTcagaagccaggccaggccaggccatga